One genomic window of Tatumella citrea includes the following:
- a CDS encoding TadE/TadG family type IV pilus assembly protein: protein MIVPLAILLPIVFGLMTLGINSVSMMANRARLADASSEATLAVSAATLANDTQSVSGRQEIERNRDMVVSWMKYYFPGMKSVPEVNFTVAEGQHLAGSDTRYTYYDVDISLTLPQLFTYQPVTSGKSDYKLKAGNGHVNKYVSKPADYVFVVDFSGSQAGGRIAILKSVFAEITDFVLTNSPESKIAIVPFSTGVSVVMPGTNQRGGQNMGCSVLFVPNSDWNINYAFWGDKKVSTSYARKPLKTQTYYMDSARYSFYKKYVAASLPTIKEAEMQNRWCRKNSAYGVNEGQMQYSCFDPRDKYPDPNDPRNKLEDIFSKESQGLIEQEYAKAAKIFSRQAVTFTIEHDESINYPATLEKMFGNEAIITFPLLWTPYDSADYRPWHYMCRQAGWWKHKAGNDLTKESALSWLIPLTNSKTELDQFQKMDPVGGTHLSSGLIRSVPVMMEGTNRRKVFIMMSDGDDSPYPKITTDKWLKTYNLCQKIEEGILARSETNASKVEIYYISTTNAYTWVDYWANNCTGPARSKTASKRDDLVKLIKGIITDETGHLAVD from the coding sequence ATGATTGTCCCCCTGGCAATTCTACTGCCAATTGTATTCGGCCTGATGACTTTAGGGATTAACAGTGTATCAATGATGGCCAACAGAGCACGTCTGGCAGATGCATCATCTGAGGCTACGCTGGCGGTCTCAGCAGCTACTCTGGCAAATGATACTCAGAGTGTGAGTGGGCGACAGGAAATAGAGAGAAATCGCGATATGGTGGTGTCGTGGATGAAATACTATTTTCCGGGAATGAAATCGGTCCCTGAGGTTAATTTTACGGTAGCAGAAGGGCAACATCTTGCCGGTTCAGATACCCGTTATACCTATTATGATGTCGACATTTCGCTGACTCTGCCGCAGTTATTTACTTACCAGCCAGTTACCTCCGGTAAATCTGACTATAAACTGAAAGCGGGTAACGGCCATGTGAACAAATATGTGTCTAAACCGGCAGATTATGTGTTTGTGGTCGATTTCTCAGGTTCTCAGGCGGGGGGGAGAATTGCCATACTCAAAAGTGTGTTTGCGGAAATTACCGATTTTGTACTGACAAACAGTCCGGAATCGAAGATCGCTATTGTACCGTTCAGCACCGGGGTGTCAGTTGTTATGCCGGGAACGAACCAGCGTGGTGGTCAGAATATGGGGTGTTCAGTACTGTTTGTACCGAATTCTGACTGGAATATTAATTATGCCTTCTGGGGAGATAAAAAGGTCTCCACCAGCTACGCCAGAAAGCCGCTTAAAACCCAAACTTATTATATGGATTCAGCTCGTTATTCTTTTTATAAGAAATATGTGGCCGCTTCTCTCCCAACGATTAAAGAGGCAGAAATGCAAAACCGTTGGTGCCGCAAAAACTCTGCTTATGGTGTAAATGAGGGACAGATGCAGTATTCCTGTTTTGACCCGCGGGATAAATATCCGGATCCTAATGACCCCAGAAATAAGCTCGAAGATATATTTAGCAAGGAATCGCAGGGATTGATTGAGCAGGAATATGCAAAGGCTGCAAAAATATTCTCCCGTCAGGCCGTTACTTTCACTATTGAGCACGATGAATCAATCAATTACCCGGCAACACTGGAAAAAATGTTCGGTAATGAAGCTATAATCACTTTCCCTTTGCTCTGGACTCCTTACGACTCAGCCGACTATCGTCCCTGGCATTATATGTGTCGCCAGGCTGGCTGGTGGAAACATAAGGCAGGAAATGACCTGACTAAAGAAAGTGCTCTTTCCTGGCTGATTCCTCTGACAAACTCAAAGACTGAGTTAGATCAGTTCCAAAAAATGGACCCCGTGGGCGGGACGCATCTTTCCTCAGGGCTGATTCGCTCAGTGCCGGTAATGATGGAGGGTACTAACCGCCGTAAGGTATTTATTATGATGTCAGATGGTGATGATAGTCCCTATCCGAAAATTACTACCGATAAGTGGCTGAAAACCTATAATCTTTGCCAGAAGATTGAAGAGGGAATTCTGGCCCGCTCTGAAACTAATGCCTCTAAGGTAGAAATTTATTATATCTCTACAACGAATGCTTACACCTGGGTTGACTACTGGGCCAACAATTGCACCGGCCCGGCACGTTCTAAAACGGCAAGCAAGCGTGATGATTTAGTGAAGCTGATTAAAGGGATTATCACTGATGAAACCGGCCATCTGGCGGTGGATTAA
- the queD gene encoding 6-carboxytetrahydropterin synthase QueD has product MSVTTLFKEFQFEAAHYLPHVPDGHKCGRLHGHSFLVRLEITGEVDPHTGWVMDFAELKARFKPLYEQLDHHYLNEIDGLENPTSEVLAIWIWQKMKPVLPLLSAVMIKETCTAGCTYRG; this is encoded by the coding sequence ATGTCTGTAACCACATTATTCAAAGAATTTCAGTTTGAAGCTGCCCACTACCTGCCACATGTCCCCGACGGACATAAATGTGGCCGCCTGCATGGTCACTCATTTCTGGTTCGTCTGGAAATTACCGGCGAAGTCGATCCACATACCGGCTGGGTGATGGATTTTGCCGAGCTGAAAGCGCGCTTTAAACCACTTTACGAACAACTCGATCATCATTATCTGAACGAAATTGACGGGCTTGAAAATCCCACCAGTGAAGTACTGGCCATATGGATTTGGCAGAAAATGAAACCTGTCCTGCCATTGCTTAGCGCTGTAATGATTAAAGAGACCTGTACCGCAGGCTGTACCTATCGCGGATAA
- the cysJ gene encoding NADPH-dependent assimilatory sulfite reductase flavoprotein subunit yields the protein MTNQAPQLPLSAEQLAQLQKTTQDFSVTQLAWLSGYFWGRISGETIAQPGSAAPATTSAVSQAPAVTVLSASQTGNARRLAEQLRDDLLAAGVTVTLVNAGDYKFKQIGQEKLLLVVTSTQGEGEPPEEAVALHKFLLSKKAPKFTDTAFAVFGLGDTSYEFFCQAGKDFDQRLGELGAERLLARADADVDFKATADKWRQEIVALLKQRLPASTAAQVSLAASGATDEIDSTPYTKEQPLVASLSVNQKITGNDSEKDIRHLEIDLGSSGLRYRPGDALGIWYENDPQLAEELLGLLWLDGSQEISLKGETLPLAVALQQHFELTVNTPQIVEKYAHLSGNSELLALISDKAALQAYAQQWPIVDMVRHAPTELHAEQLTELLRPLTPRLYSIASSQAETEDEVHITVGVVRYDIEGRARSGGASGFLADRLPEEGEVRVFIEHNDNFRLPEDPEAPVIMIGPGTGIAPFRAFIQQRDNDAAGGKNWLFFGNPHFTEDFLYQVEWQKYVKDGLLTNIDLAWSRDQQQKIYVQDKLREKGAEVWRWIAEGAHLYVCGDAGRMAKDVEQALVDIIAEHGQMDSESADEYLSELRIARRYQRDVY from the coding sequence ATGACCAATCAGGCCCCACAGCTTCCGCTCTCGGCGGAACAGCTGGCACAACTACAAAAGACAACACAGGATTTTTCCGTTACCCAGCTGGCCTGGCTTTCCGGCTATTTCTGGGGACGGATCAGTGGTGAAACAATTGCTCAGCCTGGTTCTGCAGCTCCGGCTACGACCAGCGCAGTGAGTCAGGCCCCTGCGGTTACCGTACTCTCTGCGTCGCAGACCGGTAATGCGCGTCGGCTGGCAGAACAGTTACGCGATGATTTACTGGCCGCCGGAGTCACCGTCACTCTGGTTAATGCCGGAGATTATAAGTTTAAGCAGATAGGGCAAGAGAAATTACTGCTGGTTGTGACCTCAACTCAGGGGGAAGGTGAACCTCCGGAAGAGGCCGTGGCGTTGCATAAATTCCTGCTGTCGAAGAAAGCACCCAAATTCACCGATACTGCGTTTGCCGTATTCGGGCTGGGTGATACGTCTTATGAGTTTTTCTGCCAGGCAGGTAAAGATTTTGATCAGCGTCTGGGTGAGCTGGGTGCAGAACGTTTGCTGGCGCGGGCCGATGCGGATGTCGATTTTAAAGCCACTGCAGATAAGTGGCGTCAGGAAATTGTTGCCCTGTTGAAACAACGTCTGCCCGCCTCTACCGCCGCCCAGGTTTCGCTGGCAGCCAGCGGGGCCACCGATGAAATTGACAGTACGCCGTATACCAAAGAACAGCCTCTGGTAGCCTCCCTGTCGGTCAATCAGAAAATTACCGGGAACGATTCAGAAAAAGATATCCGCCATCTGGAGATTGATTTAGGTAGCTCAGGATTGCGTTACCGGCCGGGAGATGCGTTGGGTATCTGGTATGAAAATGATCCTCAGCTGGCAGAAGAGCTGCTCGGATTGTTATGGCTGGACGGTTCACAGGAAATCAGCCTCAAAGGTGAAACACTGCCGCTGGCCGTTGCGCTGCAACAGCATTTTGAGCTGACGGTGAATACACCACAAATTGTCGAAAAATATGCCCATCTTTCTGGCAACAGTGAGTTACTGGCGCTAATCAGTGATAAAGCGGCATTACAGGCCTATGCACAGCAGTGGCCGATTGTCGATATGGTACGACATGCCCCTACTGAATTGCATGCTGAACAGTTAACCGAACTACTGCGGCCCCTGACTCCGCGCCTTTACTCTATCGCCTCTTCACAGGCTGAAACCGAAGATGAAGTGCATATTACGGTGGGTGTGGTGCGTTACGATATTGAAGGCCGTGCCCGCAGCGGTGGAGCTTCTGGTTTCCTCGCCGATCGTTTACCGGAGGAAGGCGAAGTCCGAGTGTTTATCGAGCATAACGATAACTTCCGTTTGCCGGAAGATCCTGAAGCCCCGGTGATCATGATTGGACCGGGGACCGGAATTGCCCCGTTCCGTGCTTTTATCCAACAGCGTGACAATGATGCTGCCGGCGGGAAAAACTGGCTGTTCTTTGGCAACCCGCACTTTACTGAAGACTTCCTGTATCAGGTGGAATGGCAGAAGTACGTTAAAGATGGTCTGCTGACTAATATAGATCTGGCCTGGTCGCGTGATCAGCAGCAGAAAATCTATGTCCAGGACAAACTGCGTGAGAAGGGAGCAGAAGTCTGGCGCTGGATTGCAGAAGGTGCTCACCTGTATGTCTGTGGTGATGCTGGCCGGATGGCAAAAGACGTTGAACAGGCGCTGGTGGACATTATTGCCGAACACGGACAGATGGACAGCGAATCAGCCGACGAATATTTGAGTGAGCTGCGCATAGCGCGCCGTTACCAGAGAGATGTGTACTAA
- the queE gene encoding 7-carboxy-7-deazaguanine synthase QueE, which produces MQYPINEMFQTLQGEGFFTGVPAIFIRLQGCPVGCSWCDTKHTWEKLPENAVPVGDILTKTVESDQWGNAEALTILKMISAQGWTARHVVITGGEPAIYDLRPLTEALEAFGYRCQIETSGTHPVQCSEDTFVTVSPKVNMRGGYDVLTPALFRADEIKHPVARQRDIDALDELLVKIQDDKSRVIALQPISCKQDATELCINTCIARNWRLSMQTHKYLNIA; this is translated from the coding sequence ATGCAGTACCCGATTAACGAAATGTTTCAAACCCTTCAGGGTGAAGGTTTTTTTACCGGAGTTCCGGCTATTTTCATTCGCCTGCAGGGTTGTCCTGTTGGCTGTTCCTGGTGTGACACCAAGCATACCTGGGAAAAATTGCCTGAAAATGCAGTTCCGGTGGGCGATATTCTGACCAAAACGGTCGAAAGTGATCAATGGGGCAATGCAGAAGCTCTGACTATCCTGAAAATGATCAGTGCTCAGGGCTGGACAGCCCGACATGTGGTGATTACCGGCGGAGAACCGGCAATCTACGATTTACGGCCACTCACTGAGGCACTGGAAGCTTTCGGCTACCGGTGTCAGATAGAAACCAGCGGAACCCATCCGGTGCAGTGTTCTGAAGACACTTTTGTCACCGTCTCTCCGAAGGTCAATATGCGTGGTGGTTATGACGTTCTGACTCCGGCACTGTTTCGTGCTGATGAAATCAAGCATCCGGTGGCACGGCAGCGGGATATTGATGCGTTGGATGAGTTGCTGGTTAAAATTCAGGACGATAAATCACGGGTGATTGCATTGCAGCCGATCAGTTGTAAACAGGATGCGACAGAGTTATGCATTAACACCTGCATCGCCAGAAACTGGCGACTCTCTATGCAGACTCACAAATATCTGAATATTGCCTGA
- a CDS encoding tetratricopeptide repeat protein, with protein sequence MAVILCVLAGCSQTSTTVAGKRFSMSKGMVDEQLLLKTGNYAGLIKIKQEELKKNNSPQTRLQLAEYYYLSGDFNSSLFHLQKLLAAGGDLKVYLLESKNLSSLKKYKEALSFVAMALNKNKNNGEALNLKGVIQAEMGDLQGALNSFELARNAYFQEESVVNNIAMIYIVQKRYHEAVQMLLPVYLRGYRNPQLEHNLAFALVKTGDLRYAREIIKRGNYAKNPDMLVADLFRVESF encoded by the coding sequence ATGGCAGTTATTCTCTGTGTTCTGGCCGGTTGCAGTCAGACATCCACCACCGTGGCCGGTAAACGGTTTTCTATGAGTAAAGGGATGGTTGATGAACAGCTGCTGCTTAAGACCGGAAATTATGCTGGCCTAATTAAAATCAAGCAGGAAGAGCTGAAGAAGAATAATTCTCCGCAAACCCGTTTACAGTTGGCGGAATATTATTATCTCTCAGGCGACTTTAATTCTTCACTGTTTCATCTACAGAAATTATTAGCCGCTGGTGGTGACCTTAAAGTCTACCTGCTGGAGAGTAAAAATCTGAGCTCGCTAAAAAAATACAAAGAAGCACTTAGCTTTGTGGCGATGGCATTAAATAAAAATAAAAACAATGGAGAGGCACTGAACCTGAAGGGGGTGATTCAGGCTGAAATGGGCGACCTGCAGGGGGCGCTAAACAGTTTTGAACTGGCCAGAAATGCTTATTTCCAGGAGGAGTCGGTAGTTAATAATATTGCCATGATTTACATCGTGCAGAAACGTTATCATGAAGCGGTGCAGATGCTGTTACCGGTGTACTTACGCGGCTACCGTAATCCACAACTGGAGCATAATCTGGCATTTGCCCTGGTGAAAACCGGTGATCTGCGTTATGCCAGAGAGATTATTAAGCGTGGGAATTATGCCAAAAACCCGGATATGTTGGTGGCAGATCTTTTCAGGGTAGAAAGTTTCTGA
- a CDS encoding TadE/TadG family type IV pilus assembly protein: protein MRTVIRMIRRSVSREQGSITLEFSFIFIVFVFLVFLIFEVCRYLYISASVDLTLAEAARITSRTENNADYSALFTRNVKEQSALLSMFIDPRDFTLKITYCSSVSRALTGNCSTGNSSKFPLAVYSASYRYQPLLFAFDSNSSVKQLLTSLNNSLNRRLVYVQEYERGDQ, encoded by the coding sequence ATGCGTACAGTGATCAGGATGATCAGGCGGTCGGTATCCCGTGAGCAAGGGTCCATCACGCTGGAATTTTCATTTATATTTATTGTGTTTGTTTTTCTGGTTTTTCTTATTTTTGAAGTTTGCCGGTATTTATATATCTCTGCCTCGGTGGATTTAACGTTAGCGGAAGCGGCAAGGATCACTTCGCGCACGGAAAATAACGCGGACTACAGTGCGTTATTTACCCGAAATGTGAAAGAACAAAGTGCCTTGTTATCGATGTTTATCGATCCCAGGGATTTTACACTAAAGATTACCTATTGCAGTTCTGTCAGCCGCGCCCTGACAGGGAATTGCAGCACCGGTAATAGCAGTAAATTTCCGTTGGCTGTTTACAGCGCAAGCTACCGCTATCAACCATTGCTGTTTGCATTTGATAGCAATAGCAGCGTGAAGCAGTTACTTACCAGTCTGAACAACTCACTTAATCGCCGGCTGGTGTACGTACAGGAATATGAACGGGGAGATCAGTAA
- a CDS encoding type II secretion system F family protein gives MSPVLIMLIVVVLLLTGGIVLNKMRAQKLKQSLVVVDATVHKLKIQQLKEHHHTEMVLEQNNPLLNIYRKLDANIAYKVMMAAGLFLLAILSGKLTGQDLDRATLLMAATISLVSTIILPGMLRSVFVKRRVKVLSAELPWMIELLAISVQCGMTIEQAFKFLSDKMAGINPDFGPFISRLVRRTEVSGLSSALEHFYRELPSAETRMFCAMLQQSLQYGSSMYEQLVELAREIREVQILATEEKIGQLGAKMSVPLILFFMFPVIIIVAAPGLMRMMANMGN, from the coding sequence ATGAGTCCGGTGCTTATTATGCTGATAGTCGTTGTACTGCTGCTGACCGGCGGCATAGTGCTGAATAAAATGCGGGCTCAGAAGCTAAAGCAATCGTTGGTAGTGGTGGATGCCACTGTGCATAAACTCAAAATTCAGCAGCTAAAAGAACATCATCACACCGAGATGGTACTGGAACAGAATAATCCATTACTGAATATCTACCGCAAGCTGGATGCCAATATAGCCTATAAGGTGATGATGGCCGCAGGCCTGTTTTTGCTGGCAATTCTGTCCGGTAAGCTGACCGGACAGGATCTCGATCGTGCAACATTATTGATGGCGGCAACCATTAGTCTGGTTTCCACCATTATTCTGCCTGGCATGTTGCGATCTGTATTTGTTAAACGACGGGTAAAAGTCCTGAGTGCTGAATTGCCCTGGATGATCGAACTGCTGGCTATCAGCGTGCAATGTGGAATGACCATTGAACAAGCCTTCAAATTTTTATCCGACAAAATGGCCGGTATTAATCCGGATTTTGGACCTTTTATCAGTCGTCTGGTGCGCAGGACCGAAGTCAGTGGCCTGAGTTCAGCACTGGAACACTTTTACCGGGAATTACCGTCGGCTGAGACACGGATGTTTTGCGCGATGCTGCAACAAAGCCTGCAATACGGGTCTTCTATGTACGAACAATTGGTAGAGCTGGCACGAGAAATCAGGGAAGTTCAGATACTGGCGACAGAAGAAAAAATTGGCCAGTTGGGGGCGAAAATGAGTGTGCCGTTGATCCTGTTCTTTATGTTTCCGGTGATCATTATTGTTGCCGCACCGGGACTGATGAGAATGATGGCAAATATGGGAAATTAA
- the tadF gene encoding tight adherence pilus pseudopilin TadF, translating into MAGKRALWRQGKSEQGSVIVEAAFIFPLLAILSCGAMDYGFWLLTRSKAERITASLASVIRERVTLYDGRETLTSADVSQLVSLAKYMADDKSVDKLCVQVESLSFKTGTTSPKTDQYQKLTAGAAKCAPSVTALTSYSALSPMSIRGRWVPLYQVTLSVPAPTGSISALLTKLDALPGTITVSNIVLVR; encoded by the coding sequence ATGGCAGGGAAGAGAGCGCTGTGGCGGCAGGGAAAATCAGAGCAGGGGTCTGTGATAGTCGAAGCTGCTTTTATTTTCCCTCTGCTGGCCATCCTCAGTTGCGGCGCAATGGATTATGGTTTCTGGCTGCTGACCCGCAGCAAAGCTGAGCGGATAACGGCCTCTCTGGCTTCGGTGATCCGCGAGCGTGTCACACTTTATGATGGACGTGAAACCCTAACTTCTGCCGATGTCAGCCAACTGGTCAGTCTGGCCAAATATATGGCAGATGATAAAAGTGTCGACAAATTGTGCGTACAGGTGGAAAGCCTGAGTTTTAAAACCGGCACTACCAGTCCTAAGACCGATCAGTATCAGAAACTGACGGCGGGTGCGGCAAAGTGTGCACCATCGGTCACCGCACTGACCAGTTACAGTGCATTGTCACCGATGAGTATCCGTGGGCGCTGGGTACCTCTCTACCAGGTGACGTTGAGCGTTCCTGCACCAACAGGAAGTATCTCTGCTCTTCTGACAAAACTGGACGCGTTACCCGGGACTATTACTGTTTCCAATATCGTACTGGTGCGTTGA
- a CDS encoding CpaF family protein has translation MNPKYAELARQLRSLALPRLDLDQIDKILDDRNALIREISQVIHRTSVEYSQYLPSEETRELASSMADEILGVGPLRELMEDESVSDILVNGPEHIFVERSGKLVLTGKRFVDNQQLTDIAKRLVNRVGRRVDESQPLVDARMADGSRLNVVINPVALDGTSISIRKFSNVSRTLRDLVNWGAMSEQMANFLSIAVRCQSNIVISGGTGSGKTTLLNALSQHINSDERVITLEDAAELKLQQQHVVRLETRMAGAENTGQITMRDLMINTLRMRPDRIIVGECRGGETFEMLQAMNTGHDGSMTTLHANSPRDAVARLENMVMMANLNLPIEAIRRNITSAVNLIIQASRLHDGSRKITHITEVMGLEGDTIVLQDIFNFSVDDSVQGKVVGRFITPGLSGRSSVIHRARAHACEDLLKTIFG, from the coding sequence ATGAACCCAAAGTATGCAGAACTTGCCCGGCAATTACGCAGTCTGGCTTTACCCAGGCTTGATCTCGATCAGATAGATAAAATTCTGGATGACCGTAATGCCCTGATCCGTGAAATATCTCAGGTAATCCATCGGACCAGCGTTGAGTACAGCCAGTATCTTCCCTCCGAAGAGACCCGTGAACTGGCATCGTCGATGGCAGATGAAATTCTTGGTGTCGGCCCGTTGCGTGAGCTAATGGAAGATGAATCAGTCAGCGATATTCTGGTGAATGGTCCTGAGCATATTTTCGTAGAGCGGAGCGGAAAGCTGGTGTTAACCGGTAAGCGCTTTGTCGATAACCAGCAGCTTACCGATATTGCTAAACGACTGGTTAACCGGGTTGGTCGCCGGGTGGATGAATCCCAGCCTCTGGTGGATGCAAGGATGGCCGACGGCAGCAGGCTAAATGTGGTCATCAACCCGGTAGCTCTGGATGGTACCTCGATCTCTATTCGTAAATTTAGCAATGTGTCCCGTACCCTGCGTGATTTAGTTAACTGGGGGGCAATGAGCGAACAGATGGCTAATTTTCTGTCAATAGCGGTTCGTTGCCAAAGCAATATTGTCATTTCCGGGGGCACAGGTTCAGGGAAAACTACCTTGCTGAATGCCTTATCTCAGCATATCAACAGTGATGAGCGTGTCATCACCCTTGAGGATGCTGCAGAACTGAAGTTACAACAGCAGCATGTTGTCAGGCTGGAAACCCGAATGGCTGGAGCAGAGAATACGGGGCAGATCACCATGCGTGACCTGATGATTAATACACTTCGTATGCGCCCTGACCGGATTATCGTTGGGGAGTGCCGTGGTGGTGAAACTTTTGAAATGTTGCAGGCAATGAATACCGGGCACGACGGTTCCATGACTACTCTGCATGCTAACTCACCACGCGATGCAGTGGCTCGTCTTGAAAACATGGTAATGATGGCCAATCTCAACCTGCCTATAGAAGCTATTCGTCGCAATATTACCTCTGCGGTTAACCTGATTATTCAGGCCAGTCGCTTACATGACGGTTCGAGAAAAATTACCCATATAACAGAGGTTATGGGTCTGGAAGGCGACACTATTGTGCTACAGGATATCTTTAATTTTTCGGTGGATGACAGTGTTCAGGGGAAAGTCGTCGGGCGTTTTATTACCCCCGGTCTGTCTGGTCGCTCCAGTGTTATTCACCGGGCCAGAGCACATGCCTGTGAAGATCTACTGAAAACGATTTTTGGTTAG
- a CDS encoding type II secretion system F family protein, with protein MNILFILLMVMAVLFLLIVLQRNMFTRQALSYTGQRKQVLMSIMSQKTTTVSEQSTAILRLKIGFTDRLSAIFRVFYGGSSAALIKNLLIPVLVTMVLLAVNAMYIGFPLSWVLVVGLIASYLVTYKIIKKRRHKQFSLNFSEALTTIGGAISAGRTFLQAMSDYSQNSNNSLSREFSAISRRLNFGEQAEIVFMESWRNYPYREYYFFIVAILLNINSGGRLREVLNKLQRSISSGVAMEKKMLSMTSEMRMSSKITGAIPFIFLVLLKFISPENFQYVLEDEDGRILLYYLIGSEVVGLLVIKFLMRKL; from the coding sequence ATGAATATACTATTTATTTTGCTAATGGTGATGGCAGTGCTCTTCCTGTTAATTGTCCTGCAAAGAAATATGTTTACCCGCCAGGCGCTCTCTTACACCGGTCAGCGCAAACAGGTACTGATGTCGATCATGAGTCAGAAAACGACGACGGTATCAGAGCAATCAACGGCTATTCTCCGACTGAAAATCGGGTTTACAGATCGGTTGTCTGCGATTTTCCGTGTCTTTTATGGCGGCAGTAGTGCAGCGTTAATTAAAAATTTGTTGATTCCTGTGTTAGTAACCATGGTGTTACTGGCTGTCAATGCAATGTATATCGGATTCCCGCTAAGTTGGGTGTTAGTCGTGGGGCTGATTGCCAGTTATCTGGTCACGTACAAAATCATAAAAAAACGTCGCCATAAGCAGTTTTCTCTCAATTTTAGCGAGGCTCTCACCACTATTGGTGGTGCTATTTCTGCAGGACGGACATTTCTTCAGGCAATGTCCGATTACAGTCAGAACTCCAATAACTCTCTGAGCCGGGAGTTTTCGGCAATTTCCAGGCGGCTGAACTTTGGCGAACAGGCTGAAATAGTGTTTATGGAGTCGTGGCGTAATTATCCGTATCGGGAATATTACTTTTTCATTGTTGCCATCCTGCTGAACATCAACAGTGGTGGGCGTTTACGTGAAGTGCTGAACAAACTGCAGCGTTCTATTTCCAGCGGAGTTGCAATGGAAAAAAAGATGCTGTCGATGACATCTGAAATGCGTATGTCCTCCAAGATCACTGGTGCCATACCGTTTATTTTCCTCGTCCTGCTCAAATTTATCAGTCCTGAAAATTTCCAGTATGTGCTGGAAGATGAAGACGGGAGGATATTGTTGTATTACCTGATTGGCAGTGAAGTTGTGGGCTTGCTGGTGATCAAATTTCTGATGAGGAAACTGTAA